Proteins encoded within one genomic window of Blattabacterium cuenoti:
- the purC gene encoding phosphoribosylaminoimidazolesuccinocarboxamide synthase, protein MKKKFLSEGKTKKIYSTENPHEIILHYKDSITALDGEKTEFIQDKGILINEITTFIFKFLNSYGIKTHFIRRINNREQLCVKMDMIPLEFVVRNIISGSLSKRLGVKEGTHSKNVIFEIFYKNDALNDPFINDHHAVFLEIISYEELKEIYKIILNVNNILKKYFFEKNILLVDFKIEFGKNENNQILLSDEISPDTCRFWDKKTMKKLDKDLFRIGLSKNKNKEFVFDAYMEVLKRLNIDCLH, encoded by the coding sequence ATGAAAAAAAAGTTTTTATCAGAAGGAAAAACAAAAAAAATCTATTCTACAGAGAATCCACATGAAATTATTCTTCACTATAAAGATAGTATAACGGCTTTAGATGGAGAAAAAACAGAATTTATACAGGACAAAGGGATTTTAATTAATGAAATCACAACATTTATTTTCAAGTTTCTTAATTCTTATGGAATAAAAACTCATTTCATTCGTAGAATAAATAATAGAGAACAATTGTGTGTAAAAATGGATATGATTCCATTAGAGTTTGTCGTTCGTAATATTATTTCTGGAAGTTTGTCTAAGCGTTTGGGAGTAAAAGAAGGAACTCATTCTAAGAATGTGATTTTTGAAATTTTTTACAAAAATGATGCATTAAATGATCCATTTATTAATGATCATCATGCAGTTTTTTTAGAAATTATTTCCTATGAAGAATTAAAAGAAATTTATAAAATTATACTAAATGTTAATAATATTTTGAAAAAATATTTTTTTGAAAAAAATATTTTATTAGTAGATTTTAAAATAGAATTTGGAAAAAATGAAAACAATCAAATTTTACTTTCTGATGAAATCAGTCCTGATACTTGTCGTTTTTGGGATAAAAAAACAATGAAAAAACTTGATAAAGATTTATTTAGAATAGGTCTTAGCAAGAATAAGAATAAAGAATTTGTTTTTGATGCTTATATGGAAGTATTAAAACGATTAAATATTGATTGTCTCCATTAA
- the purF gene encoding amidophosphoribosyltransferase, whose translation MISQLFSPVFKGNNHRNDSDDKFHEECGVFGIYSPHKVDTFSLIQFGLFSLQHRGQEACGFSVLRDGFILSHKSEGLVLDSFLEIANSKCYHGNAVIGHTRYSTEGGQSKKNIQPFFGEDSQGKSTISIVHNGNLVNAKKIRKNLESKGITFLSEYSDSEVILRLIQRYLHKYDNNLETAIQKTTLDIQGAYSVIVLTKNKMAAFRDPNGIRPLCYGMLNEKTYIFSSETCGIDSVGGYYIRDLFPGEMAIVDQKSIRFSLLTKKKYTKRRTCSFEYIYFSRPDSLIENINVYEIREKSGEKLYEQYPVEADVVIGVPDSGVPASIGFSKASGIPFKPILVKNKYIGRSFILPKQEIRERIVNLKLNPILDEIKGKRIVIVDDSIVRGTTSRRLVSILRKAGAREIHFRSASPPIIGPCFLGVDTPSKKDLISHNLNKDEIAKILDVDSLEFLSIKNLIKILGSRNYCFGCFTGNYPVHIHKK comes from the coding sequence ATGATATCTCAATTGTTCTCTCCTGTTTTCAAAGGAAACAATCATCGGAATGATTCTGATGATAAATTTCATGAGGAGTGCGGTGTTTTTGGTATTTATTCTCCTCATAAAGTAGATACATTTTCTTTAATTCAATTTGGGTTATTTTCATTACAACACCGGGGGCAGGAAGCTTGTGGATTTTCTGTTTTACGAGATGGATTTATTTTATCTCATAAGAGTGAAGGTCTTGTTTTAGATTCTTTTCTAGAAATTGCAAATTCTAAATGTTATCATGGAAATGCTGTGATTGGACATACACGTTATTCTACAGAAGGAGGACAAAGTAAAAAAAATATTCAACCATTTTTTGGAGAAGATTCTCAAGGAAAAAGTACTATTTCTATAGTTCATAATGGAAATCTAGTCAATGCTAAAAAAATTCGTAAAAATCTAGAATCAAAAGGAATCACTTTTTTATCCGAATATTCGGATTCCGAAGTGATTTTACGTTTGATACAGAGATATTTACATAAATATGATAATAATTTAGAAACTGCTATTCAAAAAACTACTCTTGATATTCAAGGAGCTTATTCTGTTATTGTTCTTACAAAGAATAAGATGGCTGCATTTAGAGATCCAAATGGAATTCGTCCTTTATGTTATGGAATGCTCAATGAAAAAACTTACATATTTAGTTCAGAAACTTGTGGAATAGATTCTGTAGGGGGTTATTATATAAGAGATCTTTTTCCAGGAGAAATGGCTATAGTAGATCAAAAATCTATACGATTTTCTCTACTTACAAAAAAAAAATATACAAAAAGAAGAACATGTTCTTTTGAATATATTTATTTTTCTCGTCCTGATTCTTTAATTGAAAATATAAATGTTTATGAAATACGTGAAAAAAGTGGAGAAAAACTTTATGAACAATATCCAGTAGAAGCGGATGTCGTTATTGGAGTTCCAGATTCCGGAGTTCCAGCATCTATTGGATTTTCCAAAGCATCTGGAATCCCTTTTAAACCAATCTTGGTAAAAAATAAATATATTGGGAGATCTTTTATTCTTCCTAAACAAGAAATACGTGAACGTATTGTTAATCTAAAACTAAATCCTATATTAGATGAAATTAAAGGGAAACGAATTGTTATTGTTGATGATTCCATTGTTCGTGGGACGACTAGTCGTAGATTAGTTTCTATCTTAAGAAAAGCAGGAGCTAGAGAAATTCATTTCAGAAGCGCTTCTCCACCTATTATAGGTCCATGTTTTTTAGGAGTGGATACACCAAGTAAAAAAGATTTGATTTCACATAATCTAAATAAAGATGAAATAGCTAAAATTTTAGATGTAGATAGTTTAGAATTTTTAAGTATAAAAAATCTAATAAAAATACTTGGAAGTAGAAATTACTGTTTTGGTTGTTTTACTGGAAATTATCCAGTTCATATTCATAAAAAATGA
- the purM gene encoding phosphoribosylformylglycinamidine cyclo-ligase — translation MKENHLTKINNILKKTYNHKVISSLDHFSAFYKFSECREYKEPILVSGVDGVGTKLRLAINYKKYDIIGKDCFAMCANDILCHGAKPLFFLDYLACGKLDSNIAEKILQGISSFCKKTKTCLIGGETAEMPGIYQFNDYDVAGFCVGIVEKENIIDGKKRIKEGDVLIGLPSSGIHSNGFSLIRNIFSEEDFVKNFQKKPFYETLLIPTKIYHFPIHILLKEFFIHGLAHITGGGINENLFRILPENLSAVVYRNKIPIHPVFNFIQKIGSVSDRVMWKTFNMGVGMIIIVSVQDQCSVLKKLCVLGEDPFVLGNIVKGNKKVFLT, via the coding sequence ATGAAAGAAAATCATCTTACTAAAATTAACAATATTTTAAAAAAAACTTATAATCATAAAGTAATTAGTTCATTGGATCATTTTTCTGCTTTTTACAAATTCTCTGAATGTAGAGAATATAAAGAGCCTATTTTGGTTTCTGGGGTGGATGGTGTAGGAACTAAACTTCGTTTAGCTATTAATTATAAAAAATATGATATAATTGGAAAAGATTGTTTTGCCATGTGTGCGAATGATATTTTGTGTCATGGAGCGAAACCTTTATTTTTTTTAGATTATTTGGCTTGCGGAAAACTTGATTCTAATATTGCAGAAAAAATTTTACAAGGAATTTCTTCATTTTGTAAAAAAACAAAAACATGTCTTATTGGAGGAGAAACAGCGGAAATGCCTGGTATTTATCAATTTAATGACTATGATGTTGCCGGATTTTGTGTAGGAATTGTAGAGAAAGAGAATATTATAGATGGAAAAAAGAGAATTAAGGAAGGTGATGTTTTAATTGGACTTCCTTCTTCAGGAATCCATAGTAATGGATTTTCTTTAATTAGAAATATTTTTTCTGAAGAAGATTTTGTAAAAAATTTCCAAAAAAAACCATTTTATGAAACTCTTTTAATTCCAACGAAAATTTATCATTTTCCTATTCATATTTTATTAAAAGAATTTTTTATACATGGATTAGCTCATATAACAGGAGGAGGAATCAACGAAAATTTATTCCGTATTCTTCCGGAAAATTTATCAGCTGTCGTCTATAGAAACAAGATACCGATTCATCCTGTTTTTAATTTTATTCAGAAAATAGGATCTGTGTCAGATAGAGTCATGTGGAAGACTTTTAACATGGGAGTTGGAATGATTATAATAGTTTCTGTTCAAGATCAATGTTCTGTATTGAAAAAATTATGTGTTTTAGGAGAAGATCCTTTTGTATTGGGGAATATTGTAAAAGGAAATAAAAAAGTATTCTTGACATAA
- the purN gene encoding phosphoribosylglycinamide formyltransferase, which produces MKKLAILVSGRGTNMQHICQAISNGKLSNFKVDLVISDRNCMAIQYALKENIQTVSLEKVEKRFLSKEIDHLLMKHIPDIIILSGFLSILDAKLCEKWNGKIINIHPSLLPKYGGKGMYGMRVHQEVLNKKEKISGATVHYVTKSIDSGKIILKKSCRISSKETPISLSKKISLIEEEILIQSINSL; this is translated from the coding sequence ATGAAAAAACTAGCTATTTTAGTTTCTGGAAGAGGGACAAATATGCAGCATATTTGTCAAGCTATTTCCAATGGAAAACTTTCTAATTTTAAAGTAGATTTAGTCATTTCTGATAGAAACTGCATGGCCATTCAATATGCATTAAAAGAAAATATTCAGACTGTTTCTTTAGAAAAAGTGGAAAAAAGATTTCTATCAAAAGAAATTGATCATTTACTAATGAAACATATTCCAGACATTATAATTCTTTCAGGATTTCTCTCTATCCTTGATGCAAAATTGTGTGAAAAATGGAATGGAAAAATCATAAATATTCATCCTTCTCTTTTACCTAAATATGGAGGGAAAGGGATGTATGGAATGAGAGTGCATCAAGAAGTTCTTAATAAGAAAGAAAAAATATCCGGAGCAACAGTTCATTATGTAACAAAATCTATTGATTCAGGAAAGATCATTTTAAAAAAATCGTGTAGGATTTCTTCAAAAGAAACTCCTATTTCTTTGTCTAAAAAAATATCTCTTATAGAAGAGGAGATTCTCATTCAATCTATAAATTCTCTTTAA
- the purH gene encoding bifunctional phosphoribosylaminoimidazolecarboxamide formyltransferase/IMP cyclohydrolase encodes MTKRALISVYEKDEKLFDFVRFLNEKGYQIISTGGTFQYLKKHGIDHVINISEITSFPEILDGRIKTIHPNIYGGVLANRSVEEHMNSILFHNIFLIDIVLVNFYPFFEKIHLKSSSLIEFIDIGGPSILRAAAKNFLYVTAITDKDDYFLVKNEIEHNGITSLKLRKKLAGKVFNITSAYDSVISQYLLEEDFPPYLHFSYKKKMNLRYGENPHQKAAYYINTIHKGAMRNFQQLHGRELSFNNLRDMDIAWKIVSQFSESEPACCTVKHSTPCGVALGKNIIEAFQKTYYADDISFFGGIMAVNVPITKELANEIKNIFLEVILSPSYEIDVLNILKIKKNLRIIQINEPISDTLESVQIDGGVLIQQIDRFLSKNYKIVTKKKFSDKELVSLFFSQKVVKYVKSNAIVVSKGTQTLGISGGQTNRIWAARQAIERALEKSKKDLVLVSDAFFPFRDVVDEAARSGGIRAIIQPGGSIRDKESIKACNEYGIAMAFTGERHFKH; translated from the coding sequence ATGACGAAAAGAGCATTGATTAGTGTTTATGAAAAAGATGAAAAACTATTTGATTTTGTCCGTTTTTTGAATGAAAAAGGGTATCAAATAATTTCTACTGGTGGAACTTTTCAATATTTGAAAAAACATGGAATAGATCATGTTATAAACATATCAGAAATAACATCTTTTCCTGAGATTCTAGATGGAAGAATAAAAACTATTCATCCTAATATTTATGGAGGAGTCTTGGCTAATCGTTCTGTTGAAGAACATATGAATTCTATTCTATTCCACAATATTTTTCTTATTGATATTGTATTAGTTAATTTTTATCCTTTTTTTGAAAAAATACATTTAAAATCTAGTTCATTGATTGAATTTATAGATATAGGGGGACCTTCTATACTTCGTGCAGCTGCGAAAAATTTTTTATATGTTACGGCAATTACAGATAAAGATGATTATTTTTTAGTAAAAAATGAAATAGAACATAATGGAATTACTTCATTAAAGTTGAGAAAAAAACTAGCTGGAAAAGTATTTAATATTACTTCCGCCTATGATTCTGTCATTTCTCAATATCTTCTTGAAGAAGATTTTCCTCCTTATTTACATTTTTCTTATAAAAAGAAAATGAATCTCCGTTATGGAGAAAATCCTCATCAAAAAGCAGCATATTATATTAATACGATTCATAAAGGTGCAATGCGAAATTTTCAACAATTGCATGGAAGAGAACTCTCATTTAATAATTTAAGAGATATGGATATTGCTTGGAAAATTGTATCACAATTTTCTGAATCTGAACCAGCTTGTTGTACAGTGAAACATTCTACTCCTTGTGGAGTTGCATTAGGAAAAAATATAATTGAAGCATTCCAAAAAACTTATTATGCCGATGATATTTCTTTTTTTGGAGGAATAATGGCCGTGAATGTTCCAATAACAAAAGAATTAGCAAATGAAATAAAAAACATATTTTTAGAAGTGATTTTATCTCCTAGTTATGAAATAGATGTTTTAAATATTTTAAAAATAAAAAAAAATCTAAGAATTATTCAAATAAATGAACCAATTTCAGATACATTAGAATCTGTTCAAATAGATGGAGGTGTTTTAATACAACAAATTGATCGTTTTTTATCTAAAAATTATAAAATAGTTACAAAAAAAAAATTTTCTGATAAAGAACTTGTGTCTTTATTTTTTTCTCAAAAAGTCGTTAAATATGTAAAATCCAATGCGATTGTTGTCTCAAAAGGAACACAAACTTTAGGAATTTCTGGAGGGCAAACAAATAGAATATGGGCAGCTAGACAAGCCATAGAGAGAGCTTTAGAAAAAAGTAAAAAAGATTTAGTGCTTGTTTCTGATGCCTTTTTTCCTTTTAGAGATGTAGTTGACGAAGCGGCTCGTTCTGGTGGAATTCGTGCAATTATTCAACCAGGAGGTTCTATCCGTGATAAAGAATCTATAAAAGCTTGTAATGAATATGGAATCGCTATGGCTTTCACAGGAGAAAGACATTTTAAACATTAA
- the purD gene encoding phosphoribosylamine--glycine ligase, whose product MKILILGSGGREHAIGKKLLKDSVDLYFYPGNGGTDQIGKNIKNIHSPSELCFFAKKNAIDITIVGSETFLLEKIVDIFQKVGLKIIGPHYLAARLEGDRIFSKYFMKKYGIPTPKYKTFDCYQKAMDFLEETTYSVAIKTRGIASGKGVLLVKNKAEAKKALNSIMRDKKFGESGNKVIIEEFLQGNEASILSIFNGKNIIPFLSAKDYKKIGEKETGLNTGGMGTIVPNPHMTNDVWIDFKKNILEPTLEGLFLEKLTFFGFIYFGLMITSNGVYLLEYNTRLGDPEIQTLFPLMKSSFLHIIQSSLFQQKNIKIHWEKKLYSCCIVLSSKGYPEKYESGKVIKGLNSLKEPFYIAGAKKEKEKWITSSGRVLNVIGIGKSIHEAIKTAYDKVNKIHFENLYFRQDIGL is encoded by the coding sequence ATGAAAATTTTAATTCTTGGAAGCGGAGGACGTGAACACGCTATTGGTAAAAAATTATTAAAAGATTCGGTTGATCTTTATTTTTATCCTGGAAATGGGGGAACAGATCAAATAGGAAAAAATATAAAAAATATTCATTCCCCATCAGAATTATGTTTTTTTGCAAAAAAAAACGCAATAGATATAACTATTGTAGGTTCTGAAACTTTTTTATTGGAAAAAATTGTAGATATTTTCCAAAAAGTTGGATTAAAAATAATTGGACCACATTACCTTGCAGCTAGACTTGAAGGAGACCGTATTTTTTCCAAATATTTTATGAAAAAATATGGAATACCTACTCCTAAATATAAAACTTTTGATTGCTATCAAAAAGCTATGGATTTTTTAGAAGAAACTACTTATTCCGTAGCTATTAAAACTAGAGGAATTGCTTCAGGGAAAGGAGTTCTGTTAGTAAAAAATAAAGCTGAAGCAAAAAAAGCTTTAAATTCTATCATGAGAGATAAAAAATTTGGAGAATCTGGAAATAAAGTAATCATAGAAGAATTTTTACAAGGAAATGAAGCCTCTATTTTATCTATATTTAATGGAAAAAATATTATTCCTTTTTTATCCGCTAAGGATTATAAAAAAATAGGAGAAAAAGAAACAGGATTAAATACAGGAGGAATGGGAACTATTGTTCCTAATCCACATATGACAAATGATGTTTGGATAGATTTTAAAAAAAATATATTAGAACCAACTTTAGAAGGATTATTTTTGGAAAAATTAACTTTTTTTGGATTCATTTATTTTGGATTAATGATTACTTCAAATGGGGTTTATTTATTAGAGTACAATACTCGTTTAGGAGATCCTGAAATTCAAACTTTATTTCCACTAATGAAAAGTAGTTTTCTTCATATAATACAATCTTCTCTTTTTCAACAAAAGAATATTAAGATTCACTGGGAAAAAAAATTGTATTCTTGTTGTATTGTTTTGTCTTCAAAAGGATACCCAGAAAAATACGAAAGTGGAAAAGTTATCAAAGGACTGAATTCTTTAAAAGAACCTTTTTATATTGCTGGAGCAAAAAAGGAAAAAGAAAAATGGATAACATCAAGTGGTCGTGTTTTGAATGTAATAGGAATAGGAAAATCTATTCATGAAGCAATAAAAACGGCTTATGATAAAGTAAATAAAATTCATTTTGAAAATTTGTATTTTAGACAAGATATTGGTTTGTAA